One Methylomonas sp. LL1 DNA window includes the following coding sequences:
- a CDS encoding nucleoid-associated protein, whose translation MEIINAIAHKIIKDKQESGKPQVEAVIQYRDDIFDSENQKVITLIESILKIYKTGKTFGSFNRDVNNHPFQSWVKEINKDDYSKEVFIELSRKAVNRLKIEIEKENFATGGYLVFAHYINNNGPYYLVVMIKDKGGLTFTSDMDLTDVHQIDLDKLHQAARIDLNRLENAEEAYLSFLKGDQKKDITGYFTKALGCTDLIPSNLATDNVFHLIEAICSDADILDKKSIRAEIHDFLKERHPKSVMLEEIAAKLNAHLPIEFHDNFIEKANSEEFRISQEFVPNITALKKYKRVSYKSATWDLSFDKNSLGTPDSQAEIIFDFEEKSLTINNLPQKLIDELGNVIAEING comes from the coding sequence ATGGAAATCATCAATGCAATTGCGCATAAAATTATTAAGGACAAGCAAGAAAGTGGCAAACCACAAGTTGAAGCAGTAATTCAATATCGAGACGATATCTTTGATTCCGAAAACCAAAAAGTAATAACATTAATAGAATCTATTTTAAAAATTTATAAAACAGGAAAAACATTTGGGTCATTTAATAGGGATGTTAACAATCACCCATTTCAGTCATGGGTCAAAGAAATAAACAAAGATGACTATTCAAAAGAAGTGTTTATTGAGTTATCGCGTAAAGCAGTAAATAGACTCAAAATTGAGATTGAAAAGGAAAACTTTGCAACAGGTGGATACCTTGTTTTTGCTCATTACATCAACAACAATGGACCATATTACCTAGTTGTTATGATCAAAGATAAAGGTGGCCTGACCTTTACTTCAGACATGGACTTAACTGATGTACATCAAATAGATTTGGATAAACTTCACCAAGCTGCTCGCATAGATTTAAATCGCCTTGAAAATGCAGAAGAAGCTTATTTAAGTTTTCTTAAGGGAGATCAGAAAAAGGATATTACTGGATATTTTACTAAGGCATTGGGTTGTACTGATTTAATTCCTTCAAATCTCGCAACAGATAATGTTTTTCATTTGATAGAGGCAATCTGTTCAGATGCCGATATCTTAGACAAGAAATCTATTAGAGCCGAAATTCATGATTTTCTTAAGGAAAGACATCCCAAAAGTGTTATGTTAGAAGAAATTGCAGCAAAGCTTAACGCCCACTTGCCAATTGAGTTTCACGATAATTTTATTGAAAAAGCTAATTCTGAAGAGTTTAGAATTAGCCAAGAGTTTGTTCCGAATATAACCGCATTAAAAAAATATAAGCGCGTTTCTTATAAATCGGCCACATGGGATTTGTCTTTTGACAAGAACTCCTTAGGAACTCCAGATTCCCAAGCTGAAATTATTTTTGATTTTGAAGAAAAATCGTTAACTATAAATAACCTACCTCAAAAATTGATAGATGAGTTAGGCAATGTAATAGCTGAAATAAATGGGTAG